In Glycine max cultivar Williams 82 chromosome 7, Glycine_max_v4.0, whole genome shotgun sequence, a single window of DNA contains:
- the LOC100813144 gene encoding copper transporter 1, producing the protein MYMSPGQDMPSMSNDTNNMKKTIMHSSLYWGKDAIVLFPRWPENSVGMYILALIFVFFLAMAIEVLSNQPLLKPGTSPLVGGLIQTSVHLFRISFVYMVMLAVMSFNAGIFIAAVVGHSLGFFVAKFRALAVANREDKGSSSI; encoded by the coding sequence ATGTATATGTCTCCAGGGCAAGACATGCCATCCATGTCTAATGACACAAACAACATGAAGAAGACGATTATGCACAGCAGTCTCTACTGGGGCAAAGATGCCATAGTGCTTTTCCCTAGGTGGCCTGAGAACAGTGTTGGCATGTACATCTTAGCCCTAATTTTTGTGTTCTTCCTAGCTATGGCTATTGAAGTGTTATCTAACCAGCCACTCCTCAAACCTGGGACTAGTCCCCTTGTGGGAGGGCTTATTCAAACTAGTGTGCACTTATTTCGTATCAGCTTCGTTTACATGGTTATGCTTGCTGTCATGTCCTTCAACGCCGGAATCTTCATAGCTGCTGTTGTAGGGCACTCCTTGGGATTCTTCGTCGCCAAGTTTCGCGCTCTTGCCGTCGCCAATAGGGAAGACAAAGGGTCTTCCTCCATCTGA
- the LOC100809746 gene encoding transcription factor MYB1: MGGVAWTEEEDHLLKKCIQQYGEGKWHRVPILAGLNRCRKSCRLRWLNYLRPNIKRGNFAEEEVEMIIKLHKLLGNRWSLIAGRLPGRTANDVKNYWNCHLSKRLNALEAEDRPITRDVQVIRPQPRNIGSSSVKRRGGQNESATDKGVQQESSMSSLTFDASDGQNHMLESQQDNDIYACLDQQGIVSELSMDFQLQGFEAMMNGEGSSSQWDWGDYLLDMDFYE; the protein is encoded by the exons ATGGGTGGTGTTGCATGgacagaagaagaagatcaCTTGCTCAAGAAATGCATACAACAATATGGAGAAGGAAAGTGGCATCGTGTTCCTATACTGGCTG GTTTAAACAGGTGCAGAAAGAGTTGTAGGCTAAGATGGTTGAACTATCTCCGTCCTAACATCAAGAGAGGAAATTTTGCGGAGGAAGAAGTGGAAATGATAATCAAACTCCACAAATTACTAGGCAACAG GTGGTCATTGATTGCAGGAAGGCTACCTGGAAGGACTGCCAATGATGTGAAGAACTATTGGAACTGTCATCTGAGCAAAAGACTAAATGCTCTAGAAGCTGAAGATAGACCAATAACAAGAGATGTTCAAGTGATTAGGCCCCAGCCTAGGAACATTGGTTCAAGCTCAGTGAAGAGAAGGGGTGGTCAGAATGAGTCTGCAACTGACAAAGGAGTTCAACAAGAGAGTAGCATGTCCTCACTGACATTTGATGCTTCTGATGGACAGAACCACATGCTTGAATCACAGCAAGACAATGACATATATGCATGCTTGGATCAACAGGGCATTGTTAGTGAGTTGTCAATGGACTTTCAGTTACAAGGATTTGAAGCAAtgatgaatggggagggtagTAGCAGCCAATGGGATTGGGGTGATTACCTCTTAGACATGGATTTTTACGAGtga